A single Vicinamibacteria bacterium DNA region contains:
- a CDS encoding glycosyltransferase family 2 protein: MPPSISVVFPMYNEEAYLERAVVAAREVLESIAPDHEIIIVDDASTDRTRELAEALSGADPRVKVLHNERNRQLGGTLRAGYAAATKDLILYSDADLPFDFREVARAVRLLEYQRADVLTAYRFDRTSEGPLRTLYTLAYSALIRTLFRLRYRDVNFSFKLFRRSLLDRVVLKSEGSFIDAEFLVRARKAGASIIQIGVDYFPRSRGTSTLASPRVIFKILLEMGRLWRELR; encoded by the coding sequence ATGCCCCCCTCCATCAGCGTGGTCTTCCCAATGTACAACGAGGAGGCCTATCTTGAGCGGGCGGTGGTAGCGGCGCGAGAGGTGCTGGAGAGCATCGCCCCCGACCACGAGATCATCATTGTGGACGACGCCTCCACCGACCGCACGAGGGAGCTGGCGGAGGCCCTCTCTGGCGCCGACCCCCGGGTCAAGGTTCTGCACAATGAGCGGAACCGGCAACTGGGGGGGACGCTGCGCGCGGGCTACGCCGCCGCCACCAAGGACCTGATCCTCTACAGCGACGCCGATCTGCCCTTTGACTTCCGGGAGGTGGCGCGCGCCGTGCGCCTGCTCGAGTACCAGCGGGCGGACGTGCTGACCGCCTACCGCTTCGACCGCACCTCGGAGGGCCCCCTGCGGACCCTCTACACCCTCGCCTACAGCGCCCTCATTCGCACCCTCTTCCGCCTCCGCTACCGCGACGTAAACTTCTCCTTCAAGCTTTTTAGGCGCTCGCTCCTGGACCGGGTGGTGCTGAAGAGCGAGGGCAGCTTCATCGACGCGGAGTTCCTGGTGCGGGCGAGGAAGGCGGGGGCTTCCATCATCCAGATCGGGGTGGATTACTTCCCCCGCTCGCGGGGCACCAGCACCCTCGCTTCTCCCAGGGTGATCTTCAAGATCCTGCTGGAGATGGGCCGGCTCTGGCGTGAGCTGCGCTAG
- a CDS encoding DinB family protein, with the protein MAELGIALIEDVRRRVVTGYPAQVRASLEALSDEQVWWRPHPTSNSVGNLVLHTCGSTRHFLGRGLGGSSYRRDRPREFAETGLPRPELLAVLEDTVAEAERVLGTLDPARLLEVTDRAGEPETALAILLRTAHHWGVHTGQIVFATKAFKEGAFEDLWRKTMR; encoded by the coding sequence ATGGCGGAGTTGGGGATCGCGCTGATCGAGGACGTTCGCCGGCGAGTGGTGACGGGGTACCCGGCCCAGGTCCGGGCTTCCCTCGAGGCCCTGAGTGACGAGCAGGTCTGGTGGCGGCCCCACCCCACGAGCAACTCGGTGGGGAACCTGGTCCTCCACACCTGCGGGTCCACCCGCCACTTCCTGGGCCGGGGGCTGGGGGGGAGCTCCTACCGGCGGGACCGGCCCCGGGAGTTCGCGGAGACGGGCCTGCCCCGGCCCGAGCTCCTCGCGGTCCTCGAGGACACGGTGGCGGAGGCGGAGCGGGTCCTGGGCACCCTCGATCCCGCGCGCCTTTTGGAGGTGACGGATCGCGCGGGCGAGCCGGAGACCGCGCTCGCCATCCTCCTCCGCACCGCCCATCACTGGGGCGTGCACACCGGCCAGATCGTCTTCGCCACCAAGGCCTTCAAGGAGGGCGCTTTTGAAGACCTCTGGAGGAAGACAATGCGCTAG
- a CDS encoding 3-oxoacyl-[acyl-carrier-protein] synthase III C-terminal domain-containing protein — protein MARAVIVGSGSEIAPVQVTNSMLARIMDTSDEWIQERSGVKTRYFVEPGTATSDLAAGAAGRALERAKVGREEVDLLVFATMTPDHYFPGNGGILQKKLGLKAIPCFDIRQQCVGFLYGLQLVDAHIRAGLAKTVLLVGAEIHSGFMPWTPANWEYMYGRGEVPPTPEEFAWNTRFRHLTVLFGDAAAAVVLRAAEGGEAGIVDQILHTDGADYDKLYVPGTGFARRPYTDPEQFRRGEHIPVMDGRHVFKMATTHMMEVSQEILKRNGVRVEDLAMVLMHQANQRINEYCQKALGIPDEKIVHNIERYGNTTAATIPLLWDECTRGGRIRPGDLVLMVAFGAGMSWGATLVRA, from the coding sequence ATGGCACGAGCCGTCATCGTCGGCAGCGGTAGCGAGATCGCGCCCGTCCAGGTCACCAACTCGATGCTGGCCCGGATCATGGACACCAGCGACGAGTGGATCCAGGAGCGGAGCGGGGTCAAGACCCGCTACTTCGTGGAGCCGGGGACCGCCACTTCCGACCTGGCGGCGGGAGCGGCGGGACGCGCGCTGGAGCGGGCAAAGGTGGGAAGGGAAGAGGTGGACCTCCTGGTCTTCGCCACCATGACCCCCGACCACTACTTCCCGGGCAACGGGGGGATCCTCCAGAAGAAGCTCGGCCTCAAGGCCATCCCCTGCTTCGACATCCGGCAGCAGTGCGTGGGCTTCCTGTACGGGCTCCAACTCGTGGACGCCCACATCCGGGCCGGGCTCGCAAAGACGGTGCTCCTGGTGGGAGCGGAGATCCACAGCGGCTTCATGCCCTGGACTCCCGCCAATTGGGAATACATGTACGGCCGGGGCGAGGTCCCCCCCACCCCCGAGGAGTTCGCCTGGAACACCCGCTTCCGCCACCTGACCGTGCTCTTCGGTGACGCGGCCGCGGCCGTGGTCCTGAGGGCGGCCGAAGGCGGCGAGGCCGGGATCGTGGACCAGATCCTCCACACCGACGGCGCGGACTACGATAAGCTCTACGTCCCGGGGACCGGCTTCGCCCGCCGTCCGTACACCGACCCCGAGCAGTTCCGGCGGGGCGAGCACATCCCGGTCATGGACGGGCGCCACGTGTTCAAGATGGCCACCACCCATATGATGGAGGTCTCGCAGGAGATCTTGAAGCGGAACGGAGTCCGCGTGGAGGACCTCGCCATGGTCCTCATGCACCAGGCCAACCAGCGGATCAACGAGTACTGCCAGAAGGCCCTGGGCATCCCCGACGAAAAGATCGTCCACAACATCGAGCGCTACGGAAACACCACCGCCGCCACCATCCCCCTCTTGTGGGACGAGTGCACGAGAGGAGGCCGAATCCGGCCGGGCGACCTCGTGCTCATGGTGGCTTTCGGGGCGGGCATGAGCTGGGGGGCCACCCTCGTCCGGGCCTGA
- a CDS encoding M14 family metallopeptidase, translated as MKNRSRLVVFVLLALVPARARAQAPLTVGSITAQPGEAVSGWLIVPDGVDPGTRIPVTVVNGARPGAVLALVAGTHGYEYTSIIALQRLRPRLDPKRMSGAVILVHMANPPTFYGRRIYYGPDGKNLNRVYPGRAEGTISERIAERITREVIDKATHLADLHCGDGNESLRPYSYWQVSGNQERDAAGKELALAFGLDHIVVDRERPRDPAHSLYTSNTAVLRGKPAITVESGGMGLTDAVSVGAQEAGALSLIAHLKIMDAPSVRVEKPLWLDPTRVLTAPATGVWHPTVDKMQSVASGALIGRLTDPFGQLLHEVRAPFAGEVLYVVATPPVTEGEPLAFIGQLSEGEPKP; from the coding sequence ATGAAGAACCGGTCCCGCCTCGTCGTCTTTGTCCTCCTCGCCCTGGTCCCGGCCCGAGCGCGGGCCCAGGCCCCCTTGACGGTCGGGAGCATCACCGCCCAACCCGGGGAAGCGGTGTCGGGATGGCTCATCGTCCCCGACGGCGTCGACCCCGGGACCCGGATCCCGGTCACGGTCGTGAACGGAGCGCGGCCGGGAGCGGTGCTGGCCCTGGTGGCGGGGACCCACGGCTACGAGTACACATCCATCATCGCCCTCCAGCGGCTGCGCCCCCGGCTCGACCCCAAGCGCATGAGCGGCGCCGTGATCCTGGTCCACATGGCGAACCCGCCCACCTTCTACGGCCGGCGGATCTACTACGGGCCGGACGGGAAGAACCTGAACCGCGTGTACCCCGGCCGCGCGGAGGGCACGATCAGCGAGCGGATCGCCGAACGCATCACCCGGGAGGTGATCGACAAGGCCACCCACCTCGCGGACCTGCACTGCGGGGACGGGAACGAGTCGCTCCGCCCCTACTCCTACTGGCAGGTGAGCGGGAACCAGGAGCGGGACGCGGCGGGAAAGGAACTGGCCCTGGCCTTCGGCCTGGACCACATCGTGGTCGACCGGGAGCGGCCGCGGGACCCCGCGCACAGCCTCTACACCTCGAACACCGCCGTCCTGCGCGGGAAGCCCGCCATCACGGTGGAGTCGGGGGGGATGGGCCTGACCGACGCCGTCTCCGTGGGCGCCCAGGAGGCGGGGGCGCTCTCCCTCATCGCCCATCTCAAGATCATGGACGCCCCCTCGGTGCGGGTGGAGAAGCCCCTCTGGCTCGATCCCACCCGCGTCCTGACCGCGCCCGCGACCGGCGTGTGGCACCCCACGGTGGACAAGATGCAGTCCGTGGCCAGCGGGGCCCTGATCGGCCGCCTCACCGATCCCTTCGGCCAGCTCCTGCACGAGGTGCGAGCCCCCTTCGCAGGGGAGGTGCTCTACGTGGTGGCCACGCCGCCCGTCACCGAAGGGGAGCCGCTCGCCTTCATCGGGCAGCTGAGCGAGGGCGAGCCCAAACCCTGA